The Stigmatella ashevillena genomic sequence TCAGACGAGTCCTTCCCACTCATGGCCGCGCCGCTGGAACGCGCCGCGCAGCCGCTCCACCTGGGCCTCTGGCAGAGGTCCCTTCTCCAGGGCGCGCAGGTTGTGCTGGAGGTTGTCCCGCCGCGTGGTGCCCACGATGCAACTGGTCACCCCGGGAGTGAAGGCGGTGAAGCGCAGGGCCACCTCCGCCGGCTCGAGCCCCTCGGGGTCCAACGACAGGGCGTGCATCCGGTCCCAGTACGTGGAGAGGTCGGGGGCCGGGGGCCGCTCGGAGTGGCGCCAGACGGCGTTGGCCAGGGGGCGCTTGGCGATGACGCCGATGCCCCGCTCGCGCGCCAGGGGCAGGGCGTGCTCGAGCGCGCCCTGGTCGAACACGTTGACGGACAGCTGCACCGAGCCGAAGGCACCCGAGCGCAGCGCCCACTCCAGCGGGGCGTTGTCGCCCGAGTACGCGGCCACGCGCACCTTGCCCTGCTGCACGGCACGCTGGAGCGCGTCTACCACGCCGGGCCGCTCAAGCACCTCCACCGGGCAGGAGTGGAAATGCACCAGATCGATGACGTCGGTGCGCAGCCGCTCCAGCGCCCGCTCAATGCCCTGGGTGATGCACGGCCCCGTCCAGTCCTCCACGCCCGGTACCCCATAGCCGCACTTGGTGGAGACCACGACCTCGCGCCGCCGACTCGCCAGCACCCGGCCGATGCGCTCCTCGGAGCGTCCGTAGCTCGGCGCCGTGTCGAGCAGGTTGATGCCCGCGTCCAGCACGCCGTGCAGCAGCGCCTCGGCCTCGGTGTCCGACAGTGTCTCGCTGCCCACCGGGCCCGCGCCAAAGCCCAGTGGAGAGACCTCCAACCCCGTGTTTCCCAGCGGTCGACGTGTCATGTGATCTCCTCGCCGCCAGCGTATCGCACGGCGCGCGGGACGCTCCAGCGCAGCACTGGGGAGTCCGTGAAGCCCTGACGATGGCTCCACAGCGCAAGCGCTCCCCAGCCCGCGCCTAACTGACGGCGGGCGGATGCCTACTCGCTCTGCCACGCATCGCGCGTCGGTGATTCCGTCTAGAAACTGCTCACGGCCACGGCTCGCTTTGGGCATCCGCCGCACTCTGCGCTCTGCCTCTGCCAGGAGCGCGAAAGCGTCCCGCGCACACTCCGGAAACAGGCCGAGCGCCTGAAGATAGAGACAGGCATCAGCGATCGAATCCCTGGAGGGCAAACCTCCGTGTGCGGCACATTCGTGCGCATTCGCCCTTCCCTCGGCGGCGAGAGCGAGGACAGTGCCATCATGCCGGGATGAGCGACCAACCCCCTCCTCCTTCCGTGGATCCTTCTCCGCCCTCGGCTTCTCAGGAGCGGCGGTGGTTTCTTGCCGTCTGTTCGATGGCGGGCTTGGGACAGACACTGCTGCCGGGGGCGTTGTTGGCGCTGGCGTCCCAGGCCCAAGGGCAGTCGGCGGCGAAGGCAACCGAAGGGGCCGCTCTGGCGAAGATCACTCCGGAGATGCTGGACGCAGCAGCGGTGATCGCGGGAATCCCGCTCACCCCCGAGCAGAAGACGATGATGCTGGACGGCCTGAAGGAGCAACGCGACGCCGCGAGGGTGGTTCGCGGGCTGCACCTGCCGAACAGCGTTGCGCCGGCGTTCGTGTTTGATCCCGTCCCCGCGGGGATGGTGCTGGAAACGGTCCGCAAGCCGATGAAGATGAGTGAGGCTCCAGACGTGAAGGGGCTGGCCGCCGGTTCGGACGCGCTCGCGTTTGCTTCCGTGCGCGAACTGGCCGAGTTGGTGCGGACGCGGAAGGTCTCCTCCGTCGCGCTCACGAAGATGTACCTCGAGCGCTTGAAGAAGTACGACCCTCGGCTGCATTTCGTCATCACCCTGACGCCGGAGCGCGCCCTGAAGCAAGCGGCCCAGGCGGATGCGGAGATCGCTGCGGGCAGGTACCGCGGGCCCCTGCATGGCATTCCGTGGGGAGCGAAGGACTTGCTGGCCGTGAAGGGGTATCCCACCACCTGGGGCGCGGGTGGCTTCGAGACCCAGCGCTTCGACGAGGATGCGACGGCCGTCCAACGGCTGGACGCGGCGGGCGCGGTGCTGGTGGCGAAGATGAGCCTGGGGGCGCTGGCCAACGGGCCGATCTGGTTCGGCGGGATGACGCGGACACCTTGGAACGCGAAGCAGCCATCGGGAGGCTCTTCGGCAGGCTCTGCTTCTGCGGTGGACGCGGGGTGTCTCGGGTTTGCACTGGGGACGGAGACGCTCGGGTCGATCTCCTCGCCCTCGACACGGTGCGGGGTGACCGGGCTGCGGCCGACGTTCGGGTTCGTGCCACGCACGGGCGCGATGGCGCTGAGCTGGACGATGGACAAGATCGGGCCCATCTGCCGGAGCGTGGAGGATTGTGCGCTGGTGCTGTCCGCGATTCATGGGCCCGATGGCGTGGATCGCTCGGTGAAGCCCGCGGCGTTCAACTGGGATGCAGGGTTCGATTGGAAGACGCTGCGGGTGGGGTACCTGAAGAATGGGTTCGATGCGCCCGTGCTCCAGGCAGAGGCGACCCCCGAGCAGACACGAGACTTCGCCCGGAGGGTTTACGACACCCAATATCTGACGGGTGCGCTGAAGACCTTGCGGAGCATGGGGGTGAAGCTGATCCCCCTGGCGCTGCCGACAGACTTTCCCCTGGGCGCCCTGACGCCGGTGCTGACGGCGGAGGCCGCCGCGGCGTTCGACGCACTGACGGTGAGCGGGCGCGATGCGCTGCTGACCGAGCACGGTCCCCAGGAATGGCCAAACCTGTTTCGCGTGGCGCGATTCTCTCCAGCGGTGGACTACCTCCAGGCGCAGCGGGCACGGACGCTGGTCATGGAGGCCATGGCCAGGCTGTTCGCGGAGGTGGATGTGATTGTGACGCCGTCCTCGGGGCCCCAGTTGACGGCGACGAACCTGACGGGACATCCGGCCGTCATCGTCCCCAACGGCGTAAGGGGGGAGGACGCTCCGCTTCCGGAGCATCCAGACGACGGGCACCCCGAGAATGTGGGCGGACCGGGGACGCCGGTGTCACTGACGTTCCTCGGGAATCTGTACGCGGATGCCCGGCTGGCGGCATTCGCGCGGGCGTATCAGGAGCGGACACCGTTTCATCGGATGCGTCCCAAGCTGGATTAGCCGAGCCCTTGGACTGGGCAGTGACATGTTGGGAGAAGCGAGAGGCCACCTCCTTGGCCATGCCTCACGCCGCTGAAGAAGTGACAGATGCTGGCTCCAACCCTACTGTTTGCGGAAATCCGACGGGCGTGGCCAGCCCTGAATCGAACGACGCATGCTCCTCAAGAGTCTCAAGCTTACGAACATTCTCTCGTTCGGCCCCGCCACCCAGGCGGTCGAGCTTCGCCCGCTCAACGTGCTTATCGGGCCGAACGGTTCGGGGAAGTCCAACTTCCTCGAAGCGATAGGGCTCCTCCGTGCGGCACCTCGAGAGCTCGCTGCCCCTGTGCGCGAGGGAGGAGGCGTGAGCGAGTGGATCTGGAAGGGTCAGAGACGGGGGGCTCCCGAGGGGCCAGCGCGTGGTGCGAGCTACAGCAATGGGTCAGGCTTTGGCAGCGGCTCGGGCTACGGCGATGACTCAGGCGTTGCAGAGGGAACAGCGCACGGAAACAGTCGCGGAGCAACTGTGGAAGTGCTCCTTTCTTTCAACCAGCGCAAGAGCTCGAGCAAGGCATCAAACCTGCGACATACTCTCTCTTTTACCGAAGTGGGGCAGCGCTTCGAAATCTTCGACGAACGGATTGAGAACGAGAAGCCTGTGCACGGCATGAAAAAGCCGTTTCTGTATTTCGGCTATGAGCGCGGCCGACCCATGCTGAATGCCAACGTTCCAGGAAAACGGCCGTTGAAGCGCGAGACACTTCACCCAGAGAAGTCAATCCTCGCACAATTCAAGGACCCAGAGAGGTACCCTGAACTCGCGTCCATCAGCGATGCCTATGAAGACATTGCCCTCTACCGCGAATGGAGTTTCGGGCGCGGTTCTCTTCCCCGCATGCCGCAGAAGGCAGACCTTCCTACGGATCACCTCCTTGAGGATGCTCGAAACCTAGGTCTGATCCTCAACCGGTACCGGCTTGAGCCTCTTACGAAGCAGTCCCTCATCGACGCCATGAGGCAGGTCTTCGATGGGATCGTGGACTTCTCGATCAAGATCGAGGGTGGAACTGTCCAAATCTTTCTTGAAGAGGAGAGCGGTTGGTCCACTCCCGCTACGCGCCTTTCCGACGGCACAGTCCGCTGGTTCTCGATGCTCGCCGTCCTCCTCGATCCAAAACCCCCACGACTGGTTTGCATTGAGGAGCCGGAACTCGGCCTTCACCCCGATCTGGTCCCCACACTCGCGCGGCTCCTCAAGGAAGCCTCGGAGCGCATGCAACTCATCGTCACCACACACTCGGAGGTGCTCATCAACACCCTGAGTGATTCCCCCGAGGATATCCTCGTCTGTGACCGGGAGGGAGGATCGACAATGATGCGCCGACTGGACAGCGGGCAACTCTCCGAGTGGCTGAAAACGTACCGCTTGGGCCAACTCTGGTCGAAGGGCGTCCTTGGAGGAAACCGATGGTAGACGTCCTCGTCATTGTCGAAGGAGGAGGCTCAACACGCTCTGAGCAAGCTCCACTTCGCAAAGGGTTCTCGGAACTCTTCGCGAAGCTCCTCGGCAGCAAGCGCAAACCCCAGGTCATGTGCGCAGGAGGGCGAAGTGAAGCTTTTCAGAACTTCAAAACCTTCGTGAAAGCGAATCCCAACACCCTTTGCTTCCTGCTCGTCGACAGCGAAGGCCCTGTCGCGCCGGAGTCTTCTCCTTGGGAGCATGTGGCGAGCCGTCTCGGCGATGGCTGGCAGCAACCTGCAGGCGTAACCGACGAGCACCTTCACTTCATGATGGAAGCGATGGAGGCATGGCTCGTGGCAGATCCTGATGCGCTCGCTGGCCACTATGGAAGCGGGTTCAAAAAAGAGAAGCTCCCCAAGCGAGCGAACCTGGAAGAAGTTTCAAAGGCCGCCTTGGCAAAGGCACTCGACGCCGCGACGAAGGACGTGAAGACGAAGGGCAAGTACCAAAAATCGCATGGCTTCGTTCTCATTGGGAAGCTTGATCCGGCCAAAATTCGCCGCGCCTGCCCCAAGTTTGCCAAACGGTTCTTCGAAGCACTGGAGGAGAGAGCATCGTACGGAGGATAGATTCCTCGGTCCTTCCCTCCGAGTGTTCAAAGTGCTCGGCCCGCCATAGGCTCCTCGGCGTGCGCCACCACACCAATTGGGCCCGCAACATCGAATACTCGGCGGCACGGCTTCACCGGCCGACTTCGCTCGATGAGGTGAAGGAAATCGTCGCCGGAGCCCGGGCCGTCCGCGCCCTCGGCTCACGCCACTCCTTCAACACCCTCGCCGACACTTCGGGGGATTTGATCTCCCTGGAGGCCCTCCGCCAGGAGGTGGTGCTCGACCGCCAGGCCCGCACGGTCACCGTCCGTGGAGGCATCCGCTATGGTGAGCTCGCCGCCCGGTTGCAGGCGGAGGGATTCGCCCTGGCGAACCTCGCGTCGCTGCCCCACATCTCCGTGGCCGGTGCCATCGCGACCGCGACCCATGGCTCGGGCAACACGAACCGGAATCTGGCCGCAGCCGTCTCGGGGCTGACGCTCGTCACGGCCCGCGGCGAGATGCTCACGCTCACCCGCTCCAGCCCGGAGTTCGCCGGAGCCGTCGTCGCGCTGGGCGCCCTGGGCATCGTCACCTCGGTCACCCTCGACATCGAGCCGTCATTCGACGTCGCGGTCAGCGTCTATGAGCACCTCGCGTGGGACACCCTGCTGGACCACTTCGATGCGATTTCGGGTGTGGCCTACAGCGTGAGCCTGTTCACGAATTGGGCGCGGGACTCGGTCGATCAGGTCTGGCTCAAGCAGCGGGTCGACGGGTCCTCGGGCGCACTGCCCACTCCGGGCCAGGACTTCCACGGCGCCACGCCCGCCCCCGTGCGGCGGCATCCCCTGCAAGGGGCCTCGGCCGAGGCCTGCACGGAACAACTCGGTCTCGCGGGGGACTGGGCCGACCGGCTGCCCCACTTCCGGCTCGGCTTCACGCCCAGCCGCGGCGAGGAGCTCCAATCCGAGTACATCCTCCCCCGGGTCCACGCGGCTGCGGCCATCGAGGCCGTGCGTTCCCTGGCCGGGCGCATCGAGCCCCTCCTTCAGATCGCGGAGATCCGGACGATGGCCGCCGATGACCTTTGGCTCAGCATGAATTACCTCGAGGACAGCGTCGGCTTCCATTTCACGTGGAAGCTGTTGCAACCCGAGGTGGAAGCCTTGCTGCCCGTGATCGAGGAAGCGCTCGCGCCGTTCAGGGCTCGGCCGCACTGGGGCAAGCTGTTCCACGCCGGGGCCGACTCCATCACGGCCCTCTATGAGAAGTTGCCCGACTTCGTCTCACTTGCCGAGCGGCTCGACCCAGAACACAAGTTCCGCAATGACTTTCTCACTCGCCATGTTTTCGGTGGCTGACGCCCCGAACTCCGGGCCACGCAGGCCGACGCGACAGGAGGCTGAAGCGCTCACTGCACAGCGAGGATCCGCCCTCCTTTGACATCCACCGCATAAGTGGCGCCTGCATCCAAGACTGGGATATCCAAGGAGCAAGCCCCTGCATTGAAGAGGAAGCGGACGAACACCACCCCTTCAGGCCCTGGAGAAGCCAAGACATCGAAGGCATCTCTTCGGAGGAGGCATGCCTCAAGCGGTGTTGCCCCTCGGGAAGGGTGAGCCCCCAGGGGACGAAAATCCTCCACGGCCAATTGGATCGCCGCAGCCATCGTACCTGATAAGAACTGCCGACCCTCGCCAGGAAGTTCTTCTGGAAAATGAATCTTCATCGCCTCCTCGGGCGGTGCATTGATGGGCCGCAGACATTCACGATTGTCTTTGAAGCCGTCATGAGTTGTCTCTCGGGTTGCACGCGCGCTCCCCGCGCAACCCCATAAACCCAGAGAGATCAGAACTGCTCCACAGCCACGCATCGTTCATGCTCCTGTGCAGAACAGAGCGCCGACGATAGCTGTTCGCTTCACGACGCGCCCTCTTCGTTCCCGGCACTTCGTCTCCCCAGAGGCGCCGAAGGCTTCCAGGCTGAGCCGCCCCTTTCTCTCGTGAGGCGTCATGCCGAGTCCTGTGGACAGTCCAGCTCCAGGGAGTGTCACGCCCCAGCCGTGGAAGGCCCGCGCATGGCAGGAGTTGGAAGCCGCCCGGCGCCGCACCCTCGACATGCTCGCGGGGCTCCCCGAGGCCGAGCTGCTCCGCCAGCACTCTCCGCTCATGTCCCCGCTCGTCTGGGATGTCGCGCACGTGGCCAACTACGAGGAGCAGTGGCTCCTGCGCGCCCTGAGGGGTCCCTCCCTCTCGGATCCGTCGCTCGACGCCGTTTATGACGCCTTCCGCCACCCCCGCAGCACCCGCTCCGCCCTGCCTATGCTCGCCCCCGAGGCGGCCTTTGCCTATGCCGCCCGCGTCCGCGAGGCCGTGCGCGAGCACCTCGAGCACCTCCCCGAAGACTCGCCCCTGCCCCTGCTCCAGGGCGGCTTCGTCTTCGGCATGGTCGCCCAGCACGAGCAGCAACACGCCGAGACGCTCGCCGCCACCCTCCAGTTGATGACCACCTGGGAGTACCGCCCCGCCGCCCGCGCCCTCCCCCGCCCCGGCGCCGTGCCCCTTCACGAGGTGTTCATCCCCGGAGGCACCTCCCTTCAGGGCACCTCCGCCGCCTGGGCCTACGACAACGAGCGCCCCGCGCACCCCGTGCACCTGGCCCCCTTCTTCCTCGACGCCCACCCCACCACCAACGGCGACTACCTCGTCTTCGTCGAGTCCGGCGGCTACGAAGACCCACGCTGGTGGCACCCCAGCGGCTGGGCCTTCCTCCAGTCCGAGGACATCCGCCACCCGCTCTTCTGGGCCCGCCTCGGCCCTCGCACCTGGTCGCGCCGGCGCTTCGGGTTCGTGGAGCCCCTGCCCCGCGATGAGCCCGTGCAGCACGTGTGCTGGTACGAAGCGGATGCCTATGCCCGCTGGGCCGGCAAGCGGCTGCCCTCCGAGGCCGAGTGGGAGCGCGCTGCCACCGGCGGGAGCCCAG encodes the following:
- a CDS encoding aldo/keto reductase, which translates into the protein MTRRPLGNTGLEVSPLGFGAGPVGSETLSDTEAEALLHGVLDAGINLLDTAPSYGRSEERIGRVLASRRREVVVSTKCGYGVPGVEDWTGPCITQGIERALERLRTDVIDLVHFHSCPVEVLERPGVVDALQRAVQQGKVRVAAYSGDNAPLEWALRSGAFGSVQLSVNVFDQGALEHALPLARERGIGVIAKRPLANAVWRHSERPPAPDLSTYWDRMHALSLDPEGLEPAEVALRFTAFTPGVTSCIVGTTRRDNLQHNLRALEKGPLPEAQVERLRGAFQRRGHEWEGLV
- a CDS encoding amidase, which produces MSDQPPPPSVDPSPPSASQERRWFLAVCSMAGLGQTLLPGALLALASQAQGQSAAKATEGAALAKITPEMLDAAAVIAGIPLTPEQKTMMLDGLKEQRDAARVVRGLHLPNSVAPAFVFDPVPAGMVLETVRKPMKMSEAPDVKGLAAGSDALAFASVRELAELVRTRKVSSVALTKMYLERLKKYDPRLHFVITLTPERALKQAAQADAEIAAGRYRGPLHGIPWGAKDLLAVKGYPTTWGAGGFETQRFDEDATAVQRLDAAGAVLVAKMSLGALANGPIWFGGMTRTPWNAKQPSGGSSAGSASAVDAGCLGFALGTETLGSISSPSTRCGVTGLRPTFGFVPRTGAMALSWTMDKIGPICRSVEDCALVLSAIHGPDGVDRSVKPAAFNWDAGFDWKTLRVGYLKNGFDAPVLQAEATPEQTRDFARRVYDTQYLTGALKTLRSMGVKLIPLALPTDFPLGALTPVLTAEAAAAFDALTVSGRDALLTEHGPQEWPNLFRVARFSPAVDYLQAQRARTLVMEAMARLFAEVDVIVTPSSGPQLTATNLTGHPAVIVPNGVRGEDAPLPEHPDDGHPENVGGPGTPVSLTFLGNLYADARLAAFARAYQERTPFHRMRPKLD
- a CDS encoding AAA family ATPase, coding for MLLKSLKLTNILSFGPATQAVELRPLNVLIGPNGSGKSNFLEAIGLLRAAPRELAAPVREGGGVSEWIWKGQRRGAPEGPARGASYSNGSGFGSGSGYGDDSGVAEGTAHGNSRGATVEVLLSFNQRKSSSKASNLRHTLSFTEVGQRFEIFDERIENEKPVHGMKKPFLYFGYERGRPMLNANVPGKRPLKRETLHPEKSILAQFKDPERYPELASISDAYEDIALYREWSFGRGSLPRMPQKADLPTDHLLEDARNLGLILNRYRLEPLTKQSLIDAMRQVFDGIVDFSIKIEGGTVQIFLEEESGWSTPATRLSDGTVRWFSMLAVLLDPKPPRLVCIEEPELGLHPDLVPTLARLLKEASERMQLIVTTHSEVLINTLSDSPEDILVCDREGGSTMMRRLDSGQLSEWLKTYRLGQLWSKGVLGGNRW
- a CDS encoding DUF4276 family protein → MVDVLVIVEGGGSTRSEQAPLRKGFSELFAKLLGSKRKPQVMCAGGRSEAFQNFKTFVKANPNTLCFLLVDSEGPVAPESSPWEHVASRLGDGWQQPAGVTDEHLHFMMEAMEAWLVADPDALAGHYGSGFKKEKLPKRANLEEVSKAALAKALDAATKDVKTKGKYQKSHGFVLIGKLDPAKIRRACPKFAKRFFEALEERASYGG
- a CDS encoding FAD-binding protein — encoded protein: MRHHTNWARNIEYSAARLHRPTSLDEVKEIVAGARAVRALGSRHSFNTLADTSGDLISLEALRQEVVLDRQARTVTVRGGIRYGELAARLQAEGFALANLASLPHISVAGAIATATHGSGNTNRNLAAAVSGLTLVTARGEMLTLTRSSPEFAGAVVALGALGIVTSVTLDIEPSFDVAVSVYEHLAWDTLLDHFDAISGVAYSVSLFTNWARDSVDQVWLKQRVDGSSGALPTPGQDFHGATPAPVRRHPLQGASAEACTEQLGLAGDWADRLPHFRLGFTPSRGEELQSEYILPRVHAAAAIEAVRSLAGRIEPLLQIAEIRTMAADDLWLSMNYLEDSVGFHFTWKLLQPEVEALLPVIEEALAPFRARPHWGKLFHAGADSITALYEKLPDFVSLAERLDPEHKFRNDFLTRHVFGG
- the egtB gene encoding ergothioneine biosynthesis protein EgtB; translation: MPSPVDSPAPGSVTPQPWKARAWQELEAARRRTLDMLAGLPEAELLRQHSPLMSPLVWDVAHVANYEEQWLLRALRGPSLSDPSLDAVYDAFRHPRSTRSALPMLAPEAAFAYAARVREAVREHLEHLPEDSPLPLLQGGFVFGMVAQHEQQHAETLAATLQLMTTWEYRPAARALPRPGAVPLHEVFIPGGTSLQGTSAAWAYDNERPAHPVHLAPFFLDAHPTTNGDYLVFVESGGYEDPRWWHPSGWAFLQSEDIRHPLFWARLGPRTWSRRRFGFVEPLPRDEPVQHVCWYEADAYARWAGKRLPSEAEWERAATGGSPGPRAFPWGQALPTPAHANLGGQAWGPAPVGAFPEGQSAEGLWGLLGDVWEWTASDFDGYPGFRPHPYREYSEVFFGPGHKVLRGGAWASAPVAVRNSFRNWDLPIRRQIFAGFRCARDVP